The genomic stretch GGTCCGTATATTGACGAGAAACTGTTAAAAAAAGTTGAAATACAAAACAGTTCCGGGCAAAAAACACTTATCAAAACATGGGCACGCGCGTCTGTGATACCGCCGGAATTTGTCGGACATACATTTGGCGTTCACAACGGCAAGAAATTTATCTCCGTCTATATCACAGAAAATATGGTAGGACACCGGCTGGGCGAATTTTCGCCAACCAGATTTTTCAGAGGACACGGTGCCGCACATACAAAAGAGGCATTAGAAAAAACC from Elusimicrobiota bacterium encodes the following:
- the rpsS gene encoding 30S ribosomal protein S19: MSRSTKKGPYIDEKLLKKVEIQNSSGQKTLIKTWARASVIPPEFVGHTFGVHNGKKFISVYITENMVGHRLGEFSPTRFFRGHGAAHTKEALEKT